A genome region from Rickettsiales endosymbiont of Stachyamoeba lipophora includes the following:
- a CDS encoding epoxyqueuosine reductase QueH, with translation MKNNTSSQDRVKLEAPEDTNKVLLHSCCAPCSGELMEAMVESGIQFSIFFYNPNIHPKKEYEIRKNENIRFAEKMGIEFIDADYDVQNWFSRAKGMEFEPERGIRCTMCFDMRFERTALYAHEHGFKVITSSLGLSRWKNMEQINDCGVRAASHYPEITYWTYNWRKNGGSERMYQIAKRESFYKQEYCGCIYSLRDTNDWRKKNDREEIQIGQEFYED, from the coding sequence ATGAAGAACAATACATCATCTCAAGACCGAGTAAAATTAGAAGCCCCAGAGGACACCAATAAAGTTTTACTTCATAGCTGTTGCGCCCCATGCTCAGGAGAGCTGATGGAAGCAATGGTAGAGTCTGGTATACAATTCTCTATCTTTTTTTATAATCCCAATATTCATCCTAAAAAAGAATATGAAATTCGTAAAAACGAGAATATACGCTTTGCCGAAAAAATGGGAATTGAATTTATAGATGCAGATTATGATGTACAAAATTGGTTTTCACGCGCTAAAGGTATGGAATTCGAGCCTGAACGCGGCATAAGATGCACCATGTGCTTTGATATGCGCTTTGAGAGAACTGCTCTTTATGCCCATGAACATGGATTTAAAGTTATTACTAGCAGCTTAGGTCTTTCCAGATGGAAAAACATGGAACAGATTAATGATTGTGGGGTTAGAGCCGCTTCCCATTATCCTGAAATAACCTACTGGACTTACAATTGGCGCAAAAATGGCGGCAGTGAACGTATGTATCAAATAGCAAAAAGAGAAAGTTTTTATAAACAAGAATATTGTGGATGTATTTATTCTTTACGAGATACCAATGACTGGCGCAAAAAAAATGATAGAGAAGAAATTCAAATCGGACAAGAATTTTACGAAGATTAA
- a CDS encoding RelA/SpoT family protein, with the protein MISEQHLNEIDRLVNEVKLTVKDIKEDELRKACEFTIIHHGVQLRDSGEPYYSHPFAVAKIIAEMRLDHASVLTALLHDTIEDTQVTLESLKREFGDNIAKLVDGVTKLTKIEYQSENVRQAENLRKLLVAMSEDIRVLLVKLADRVHNMRTLHHIKSLEKRKRIAKETLEIFAPLAERIGAHKVKTELQDIAFTELHPDVRESIMGRLSFLKENDRPLSEKIVQELQELTKKNHIKAEIAGREKTPCSIWLKMQKKNVNFEQLSDIMAFRIIVEDIAACYQALGIIHACYQMIPGEFKDYISTPKENGYRSIHTIVIGPTMHKIEIQIRSKEMHEIAELGVAAHWLYKQEGHTLKTEGKQFRWIRELLNILQNSTESDEVLESTKMQMYYDQVFCFTPMGQLIALPKGSCTIDFAYAVHSNIGNSCAGAKINGKIAPLSTILNNGDQVEIIANKNHLPSPSWEKFVVTAKARSEIRRFVKNKQRDEYLSLGRAIASKVLKIDNNQLTHKNLASALEVFKRKTVEDLFIGVGEGSITKKELIKAIAPHTSTLKKVKEKLSFWKNLKRSAKTQLDNNIVIRGLIPGMALHYAGCCHPIPGDKIVGIVNTGKGVTLHVVDCEMLESYAHTPERWLDVSWEKEAGLNEGYVARVKAILLNEPGALAILTNTIAKDMANITNLRITNRSTDFFELMLDLSVKGTTHLNNIITSLRAKHVIHSIERMKS; encoded by the coding sequence ATGATTAGTGAACAGCATTTAAACGAAATTGATCGGCTGGTAAATGAAGTTAAACTAACTGTTAAAGATATTAAAGAAGATGAATTAAGAAAAGCCTGTGAGTTTACTATTATTCATCACGGAGTCCAACTTAGAGATTCAGGTGAACCTTATTATTCTCATCCTTTTGCGGTTGCAAAAATTATTGCCGAAATGCGACTTGATCATGCTTCAGTTTTAACTGCTCTTTTGCATGATACTATCGAAGATACCCAAGTAACTTTAGAAAGTTTAAAAAGAGAATTTGGTGATAATATTGCCAAGCTGGTAGATGGTGTAACCAAGTTAACTAAAATTGAATATCAATCAGAAAATGTTAGACAAGCAGAGAATCTAAGAAAGTTACTAGTTGCTATGTCAGAAGACATAAGAGTGCTCTTAGTAAAACTTGCGGATAGAGTGCACAACATGCGTACTCTACATCATATAAAATCACTTGAAAAAAGAAAGCGGATTGCTAAAGAAACTTTAGAAATATTTGCGCCACTTGCAGAAAGGATAGGGGCACATAAAGTTAAGACTGAGTTGCAAGATATAGCATTTACTGAGTTGCATCCCGATGTAAGAGAATCAATAATGGGTAGGCTTAGTTTTCTAAAAGAAAATGATAGACCTTTATCTGAGAAAATTGTTCAAGAATTACAAGAATTAACTAAAAAAAATCATATTAAGGCGGAGATAGCGGGAAGAGAAAAAACACCTTGTTCTATTTGGCTTAAAATGCAAAAGAAAAATGTTAATTTTGAGCAATTATCAGACATTATGGCTTTTAGAATAATTGTTGAAGATATTGCTGCTTGCTATCAGGCATTAGGTATTATCCATGCTTGTTACCAAATGATTCCTGGAGAATTTAAAGATTATATTAGCACGCCGAAAGAAAATGGCTATCGATCTATTCATACCATCGTTATTGGTCCTACTATGCATAAGATTGAGATTCAAATAAGAAGTAAAGAAATGCATGAGATAGCAGAGTTAGGAGTGGCAGCGCATTGGCTTTATAAACAGGAAGGACATACTCTTAAAACTGAAGGAAAGCAATTTAGATGGATAAGAGAATTGCTGAACATACTTCAAAATTCTACTGAATCGGATGAAGTATTAGAATCTACTAAAATGCAGATGTATTATGATCAGGTTTTTTGCTTTACTCCTATGGGCCAGCTTATTGCATTGCCTAAAGGTTCGTGCACTATTGATTTTGCCTATGCGGTTCATTCAAATATAGGTAACAGCTGTGCGGGTGCTAAAATTAATGGTAAAATAGCGCCACTTTCAACTATTTTAAATAATGGTGATCAAGTAGAAATTATTGCTAATAAAAATCATCTCCCATCTCCTTCTTGGGAGAAATTTGTGGTTACTGCGAAAGCTAGATCTGAAATTAGGAGATTTGTTAAAAACAAGCAAAGAGATGAATATTTGAGCTTAGGGAGAGCCATTGCGTCTAAGGTATTAAAAATTGATAATAACCAATTAACTCATAAAAACTTAGCTTCCGCTTTAGAAGTATTTAAACGAAAAACTGTAGAAGATTTGTTTATTGGGGTAGGCGAAGGGAGCATTACTAAAAAAGAACTGATTAAAGCAATTGCTCCACATACCAGTACTCTTAAAAAAGTTAAAGAAAAGCTATCTTTTTGGAAGAACCTCAAACGATCAGCTAAAACACAATTAGATAACAATATAGTTATTAGAGGCTTAATTCCTGGTATGGCATTACATTATGCAGGTTGCTGTCATCCCATTCCAGGAGATAAAATTGTAGGTATTGTGAATACAGGAAAAGGAGTGACCCTACATGTAGTAGATTGCGAAATGCTAGAAAGCTATGCACATACTCCGGAAAGATGGCTTGATGTTTCATGGGAAAAAGAAGCAGGCCTTAATGAAGGATATGTGGCAAGAGTAAAAGCAATATTACTTAATGAACCGGGAGCATTGGCAATACTTACCAATACAATTGCTAAAGATATGGCAAATATTACTAATTTAAGAATTACCAATCGTTCAACAGATTTTTTTGAATTAATGTTAGACTTATCGGTTAAAGGTACCACGCATCTTAATAATATTATTACCTCTCTGAGGGCTAAGCATGTTATACATTCAATAGAAAGAATGAAAAGCTAG
- a CDS encoding MFS transporter, producing the protein MKKVLAAGMVGNALEWYDFALYGHFVFIISQLFFPSDNHLVSLVMTFGGFAAGFIMRPLGAVVFGHIGDQFGRRTALAAAILTMAIPTACIGLLPTYHEIGIAAPICLIIIRLLQGLSLGGEFSGSIAFIVEHAPNNRRGLAGSAAMFSMNVGILLGSLAAAICNNTFTTEALYSWGWRIPFIIGLAIGLVGLYVRSGLHESPKYEQAKKLGHISKTPTRELFKGYRHELFSGIVVYLTVTIPFFTFVMFMNTYMSKIVGKSPAEASLINTISMIIATSFIPVFGYLSDIFGRKVITRLGAGLFILLTYPLFIMLNQPGFLLPLIGQTIFGILVSLYMSPVPAILVELFPTSVRYSGVALSYNISAAGFGGTAPMVATFLINHTGNNYAIAFYIIFFAMISFAWIGQMSERSKLALA; encoded by the coding sequence ATGAAAAAAGTTCTAGCTGCAGGAATGGTTGGCAATGCTCTTGAGTGGTATGATTTCGCATTATATGGTCATTTTGTCTTTATTATTAGCCAACTTTTCTTTCCTAGTGACAATCATTTAGTTTCATTAGTCATGACTTTTGGTGGATTTGCCGCAGGCTTCATCATGCGCCCTCTGGGTGCCGTTGTTTTTGGGCATATCGGTGACCAATTTGGTAGGCGTACAGCTTTAGCTGCTGCAATTTTAACTATGGCTATACCTACGGCGTGTATTGGATTACTGCCAACTTATCATGAAATCGGCATAGCTGCTCCTATTTGTCTTATCATAATTAGATTATTACAAGGATTATCACTTGGCGGTGAATTTAGTGGTTCTATTGCTTTTATAGTAGAACATGCTCCTAATAATCGACGAGGTCTTGCTGGAAGTGCAGCAATGTTCAGTATGAATGTTGGAATTCTCCTTGGCTCTCTTGCAGCTGCAATATGTAACAATACCTTTACTACCGAAGCTTTATATAGTTGGGGATGGCGGATACCTTTTATAATCGGTCTGGCAATTGGGCTTGTAGGCCTTTATGTTCGCTCAGGTTTACATGAAAGCCCTAAATATGAACAAGCAAAAAAACTTGGACATATTTCTAAAACTCCAACCAGAGAACTTTTCAAAGGCTATCGTCATGAACTTTTTTCAGGCATTGTGGTTTATCTAACTGTCACTATCCCATTTTTTACCTTTGTGATGTTCATGAACACTTACATGTCCAAAATTGTTGGCAAATCTCCTGCTGAAGCCAGCTTAATCAATACTATTAGCATGATTATTGCTACTTCTTTCATTCCGGTATTCGGCTATCTTTCCGATATTTTTGGTAGAAAAGTTATCACTCGTCTAGGGGCTGGGCTTTTTATTCTTCTTACCTATCCTTTATTTATCATGCTTAACCAACCTGGTTTTTTACTACCTTTAATTGGTCAAACAATTTTTGGAATATTGGTTTCATTATATATGTCTCCTGTACCTGCAATTTTAGTGGAGCTTTTCCCAACCAGCGTAAGATATTCAGGAGTAGCTTTATCCTATAATATTTCAGCAGCAGGATTTGGCGGTACGGCACCAATGGTTGCAACCTTTTTAATCAATCATACCGGTAATAATTACGCTATTGCTTTTTATATAATTTTCTTTGCTATGATTTCGTTTGCGTGGATTGGGCAAATGAGTGAACGTAGTAAGCTAGCTCTTGCATAA